A genomic window from Streptomyces brevispora includes:
- a CDS encoding NADH-quinone oxidoreductase subunit C — protein MSGNDNHSEPNANGVPSPRDETGEVIGVRRGMFGADNGGDTSGYGGLIRTVTLPGATSRPYGGWFDEVADELEGALEEQGLLPDNAIEKTVVDRGELTFHIAREHLPTVARTLRDDPALRFELCTGVSGVHFLGDKGRELHAVYHLRSLTHGRLIRLEVSAPDSDPHIPSLVAVYPTNDWHERETYDFFGLIFDGHPALTRIMMPDDWQGFPQRKDYPLGGIAVEYKGAQIPAPDQRRSYS, from the coding sequence GTGAGCGGGAACGACAACCACAGCGAGCCGAACGCCAACGGCGTCCCCTCCCCGCGCGACGAGACCGGCGAGGTCATCGGCGTGCGCAGGGGCATGTTCGGCGCCGACAACGGCGGCGACACCTCCGGCTACGGCGGGCTCATCCGCACGGTCACCCTGCCGGGCGCCACCTCGCGTCCGTACGGCGGCTGGTTCGACGAGGTGGCCGACGAGCTCGAAGGGGCCCTGGAGGAACAGGGTCTGCTTCCCGACAACGCCATCGAGAAGACCGTCGTCGACCGCGGCGAACTCACCTTCCACATCGCCCGCGAGCACCTGCCCACCGTCGCCAGGACCCTGCGCGACGACCCGGCACTGCGCTTCGAACTCTGTACGGGGGTGAGCGGCGTCCACTTCCTCGGTGACAAGGGACGCGAGCTGCACGCCGTCTACCACCTGCGGTCCCTCACCCACGGCCGGCTCATCCGGCTCGAGGTGTCCGCACCGGACAGCGATCCGCACATCCCGTCCCTCGTCGCGGTCTACCCGACCAACGACTGGCACGAGCGCGAGACCTACGACTTCTTCGGGCTCATCTTCGACGGGCACCCCGCCCTCACGCGGATCATGATGCCGGACGACTGGCAGGGCTTCCCGCAGCGCAAGGACTACCCGCTCGGCGGCATCGCCGTCGAGTACAAGGGCGCCCAGATCCCGGCTCCGGACCAGCGGAGGTCGTACTCCTGA
- a CDS encoding NADH-quinone oxidoreductase subunit D, whose amino-acid sequence MTTPHATPRATTEGTVYTVTGGDWDEVVQSAAASDDERIIVNMGPQHPSTHGVLRLILEIDGETVTEARCGIGYLHTGIEKNLEFRNWTQGTTFVTRMDYLTPFFNETAYCLGVEKLLGIEDQIPDRATVLRVLLMELNRISSHLVCIATGGMELGATTIMIYGFRDRELVLDLFELITGLRMNHAFVRPGGLAQDLPPGAVDQLREFVKTMKKNLPEYDKLATGNPIFKARMQDVGYLDLTGCMALGATGPVLRSAGLPHDLRKTDPYCGYENYEFDVPTADSCDSYGRFLIRLEEMRQSLRIVEQCIDRLAPGPVMVADKKIAWPAQLALGPDGLGNSLDHIRKIMGTSMEALIHHFKLVTEGFRVPAGQTYTAVESPKGELGVHVVSDGGTRPYRVHFRDPSFTNLQAMAAMCEGGQVADVIVAVASIDPVMGGVDR is encoded by the coding sequence ATGACCACTCCCCACGCAACACCCAGGGCCACGACCGAGGGGACTGTATATACAGTCACCGGCGGCGACTGGGACGAGGTCGTCCAGTCGGCGGCCGCCTCCGACGACGAGCGCATCATCGTCAACATGGGTCCCCAGCACCCGTCCACACACGGTGTGCTCCGGCTGATCCTGGAGATCGACGGCGAGACCGTCACCGAGGCCCGCTGCGGCATCGGCTACCTCCACACCGGCATCGAGAAGAACCTCGAATTCCGGAACTGGACGCAGGGCACCACCTTCGTCACGCGCATGGACTACCTGACGCCGTTCTTCAACGAGACGGCGTACTGCCTGGGGGTGGAGAAGCTCCTCGGCATCGAGGACCAGATCCCCGACCGGGCCACCGTCCTGCGCGTGCTGCTGATGGAGCTCAACCGGATCTCCTCGCACCTGGTGTGCATCGCCACCGGTGGCATGGAGCTCGGCGCCACGACGATCATGATCTACGGCTTCCGCGACCGTGAACTCGTTCTCGACCTCTTCGAGCTGATCACCGGCCTCCGGATGAACCACGCGTTCGTCCGGCCCGGCGGACTCGCCCAGGACCTGCCCCCGGGCGCGGTCGACCAGCTGCGCGAGTTCGTGAAGACCATGAAGAAGAACCTGCCGGAGTACGACAAGCTCGCCACCGGCAACCCCATCTTCAAGGCCCGTATGCAGGACGTCGGCTATCTCGACCTGACCGGCTGCATGGCGCTCGGCGCCACCGGTCCCGTCCTGCGCTCCGCCGGACTCCCGCACGACCTGCGCAAGACCGACCCCTACTGCGGGTACGAGAACTACGAGTTCGACGTCCCCACGGCGGACAGCTGCGACTCCTACGGCCGCTTCCTCATCCGTCTCGAGGAGATGCGCCAGTCGCTGCGGATCGTCGAGCAGTGCATCGACCGGCTCGCCCCCGGCCCGGTCATGGTCGCCGACAAGAAGATCGCCTGGCCCGCGCAGCTCGCGCTCGGACCGGACGGGCTCGGCAACTCGCTCGACCACATCAGGAAGATCATGGGCACCTCCATGGAGGCCCTGATCCACCACTTCAAGCTGGTGACCGAGGGCTTCCGGGTCCCGGCCGGGCAGACGTACACCGCGGTCGAGTCGCCCAAGGGCGAACTCGGCGTGCACGTCGTCTCGGACGGCGGCACCCGCCCCTACCGGGTCCACTTCCGTGACCCGTCCTTCACCAATCTCCAGGCCATGGCGGCGATGTGCGAGGGCGGCCAGGTCGCCGACGTCATCGTCGCCGTCGCGTCCATCGACCCCGTGATGGGAGGCGTCGACCGGTGA
- the nuoE gene encoding NADH-quinone oxidoreductase subunit NuoE, with translation MPQLPAPAYPAEVRARLEADAKEVIARYPGSRSALLPLLHLVQSEEGYVSRTGMAFCAELLGLTTAEVTAVATFYTMYRRRPSGDYQVGVCTNTLCAVMGGDAIFDRLKDHLGVGNDETTEDGKVTLEHIECNAACDFAPVVMVNWEFFDNQTPESATQLVDDLIAGRTVEPTRGAPLCSYKETARILAGFPDERPGAVQATGGAGPASLIGLKLAKGEATGQPRVVSPRGETPRDQAPRDEPHKGAEHLSSHDAPQQTSASDPDHPAGPAAEEGE, from the coding sequence ATGCCGCAGCTCCCCGCCCCCGCCTACCCGGCCGAGGTGCGCGCCAGGCTCGAAGCGGATGCGAAGGAGGTGATCGCCCGCTACCCCGGCAGCCGCTCCGCGCTGCTGCCGCTGCTGCACCTCGTGCAGTCGGAGGAGGGGTACGTCTCCCGTACGGGCATGGCGTTCTGCGCCGAGCTGCTCGGCCTCACCACCGCCGAGGTCACCGCGGTCGCCACCTTCTACACGATGTACCGCCGCAGGCCGAGCGGCGACTACCAGGTCGGCGTCTGCACCAACACGCTCTGCGCGGTGATGGGCGGCGACGCGATCTTCGACCGGCTCAAGGACCACCTCGGCGTCGGCAACGACGAGACGACCGAGGACGGCAAGGTCACCCTCGAACACATCGAGTGCAACGCGGCCTGCGACTTCGCGCCCGTCGTGATGGTGAACTGGGAGTTCTTCGACAACCAGACGCCCGAGAGCGCGACGCAGCTGGTCGACGACCTGATCGCCGGCCGCACCGTCGAGCCGACCCGCGGCGCCCCGCTGTGCTCGTACAAGGAGACCGCCCGGATACTGGCCGGTTTCCCCGACGAGCGCCCCGGTGCCGTCCAGGCCACCGGCGGTGCCGGACCCGCCTCGCTGATCGGCCTGAAGCTGGCCAAGGGCGAGGCCACCGGACAGCCGCGGGTGGTCTCTCCGCGTGGTGAGACCCCGCGCGACCAAGCCCCGCGCGACGAACCGCACAAGGGCGCCGAGCACCTCAGCTCCCACGACGCACCGCAGCAGACCTCGGCATCCGACCCGGACCACCCGGCCGGTCCCGCCGCCGAGGAGGGGGAGTGA
- the nuoF gene encoding NADH-quinone oxidoreductase subunit NuoF, whose product MMTLAAEIDKNGTSPEKLLAPVLSAFWDEPESWTLETYRRHEGYEGLRKALAMSPDDLIAYVKDSGLRGRGGAGFPTGMKWQFIPQGDGKPHYLVVNADESEPGTCKDIPLLFANPHSLIEGIVIACYAIRSSHAFIYLRGEVVPVLRRLHEAVREAYEAGYLGTDIMGSGLDLELTVHAGAGAYICGEETALLDSLEGRRGQPRLRPPFPAVAGLYACPTVVNNVESIASVPAILNKGKDWFKSMGSEKSPGFTLYSLSGHVAGPGQYEAPLGVTLRQLLDISGGMRPGHRLKFWTPGGSSTPMFTEEHLDVPLDYEGVGAAGSMLGTKALQCFDETTCVVRAVTRWTEFYAHESCGKCTPCREGTYWLVQLLRDIEAGKGQMSDLDKLNDIADNINGKSFCALGDGAASPIFSSLKYFREEYEQHITGKGCPFDPAKSTVWADDKNAHRGVNA is encoded by the coding sequence GTGATGACGTTGGCCGCCGAAATCGACAAGAACGGGACCAGTCCCGAGAAGCTTCTGGCACCGGTCCTGTCCGCCTTCTGGGACGAACCCGAGTCCTGGACCCTGGAGACCTACCGCCGCCACGAGGGCTACGAGGGGCTGCGCAAGGCCCTCGCCATGTCCCCGGACGACCTCATCGCGTACGTCAAGGACTCCGGTCTGCGCGGCCGCGGCGGCGCGGGCTTCCCCACCGGGATGAAGTGGCAGTTCATCCCGCAGGGCGACGGCAAACCGCACTACCTGGTGGTCAACGCCGACGAGTCGGAGCCTGGGACCTGCAAGGACATCCCGCTCCTCTTCGCCAACCCGCACAGCCTCATCGAAGGCATCGTGATCGCCTGCTACGCGATCCGCTCCTCGCACGCCTTCATCTACCTGCGCGGCGAAGTCGTCCCCGTACTGCGGCGGCTGCACGAGGCCGTGCGCGAGGCGTACGAAGCGGGCTACCTCGGTACGGACATCATGGGCTCCGGACTCGATCTGGAACTCACCGTGCACGCGGGCGCCGGCGCGTACATCTGCGGTGAGGAGACCGCACTGCTCGACTCGCTCGAAGGACGGCGCGGCCAGCCCCGGCTGCGGCCCCCCTTCCCCGCGGTCGCCGGTCTGTACGCCTGCCCCACCGTGGTGAACAACGTCGAGTCCATCGCCTCGGTTCCCGCGATCCTGAACAAGGGCAAGGACTGGTTCAAGTCGATGGGCAGCGAGAAGTCCCCGGGCTTCACGCTCTACTCGCTCAGCGGACACGTCGCGGGACCCGGCCAGTACGAGGCCCCGCTCGGCGTCACGCTGCGCCAGCTCCTCGACATCAGCGGCGGGATGCGCCCCGGCCACCGGCTCAAGTTCTGGACCCCGGGCGGCTCCTCCACCCCGATGTTCACCGAGGAGCACCTCGACGTGCCCCTCGACTACGAGGGCGTCGGCGCCGCCGGTTCCATGCTCGGAACCAAGGCGCTCCAGTGCTTCGACGAGACGACCTGCGTCGTGCGGGCCGTCACCCGGTGGACCGAGTTCTACGCCCACGAGTCCTGCGGCAAGTGCACGCCGTGCCGTGAGGGCACCTACTGGCTCGTCCAGCTGCTCCGCGACATCGAGGCCGGCAAGGGACAGATGTCCGACCTCGACAAGCTGAACGACATCGCCGACAACATCAACGGCAAGTCGTTCTGCGCCCTCGGCGACGGCGCCGCCTCGCCGATCTTCTCCTCGCTCAAGTACTTCCGCGAGGAGTACGAGCAGCACATCACGGGCAAGGGCTGCCCCTTCGATCCCGCCAAGTCGACCGTCTGGGCCGACGACAAGAACGCTCACCGGGGGGTGAACGCATGA